In Desulfofundulus kuznetsovii DSM 6115, the following are encoded in one genomic region:
- a CDS encoding spore germination protein has protein sequence MVRILKKFARILPRSNKKPQSFKESHTQWEQSFEAGELKKMPLSSRLKDNLALIKQILGHSSDLVIRELQLGVDGGVPGAVVFIDGMTDKGTVNDTLIKGLTLESRMAGLGGKAAGNLFTLVRNFMINVSSVKEAVTAFELLDGILYGDAAVLVEGEAVALLATAPGWPVRGIEEPTSESLVRGPREGFTELLRTNTSLIRRRLRNPNLVVEKITLGERTRTFVEIVYVRGLADPRLVQEVKDRLSRIKVDGIIESGNIEELIEDHPYSPFPQVFRTERPDRVVSMLLDGRVAIITDGTPFVLIMPAEFVVFVQSSEDYYERFFLATAVRWLRYIAFIASLILPSLYISITTFHQEMIPTRLLINIAASREGVPFPAFVEAFLMEFTFEALREAGIRLPRNVGQAVSIVGALVIGQASVSAGIVSSLMVIVVALTGISSFVAPVFSMAIAVRVLRFPIMVLAATLGIFGVMMGLLAILVHMASMRSFGIPYLAPLAPLHARDLKDVVIRAPLWAMEARPSELAKEDPIRQTTGLKPAPPTQKGQKGGGGGQRR, from the coding sequence TTGGTCCGTATTTTAAAAAAGTTTGCCCGGATTTTACCCCGGAGCAACAAAAAACCCCAATCCTTCAAGGAAAGCCACACTCAATGGGAGCAAAGCTTCGAGGCCGGGGAATTGAAAAAAATGCCCCTGAGTTCCCGGTTAAAGGATAACCTGGCTCTTATTAAGCAAATCCTGGGGCACAGCAGCGATTTGGTTATCCGCGAGCTTCAGCTTGGTGTTGACGGGGGTGTTCCCGGGGCCGTTGTTTTTATTGACGGCATGACGGACAAGGGTACGGTCAACGACACCTTGATCAAGGGCCTGACCCTGGAGTCCCGCATGGCCGGCCTGGGGGGGAAGGCGGCCGGGAATTTGTTCACCCTGGTCCGTAATTTCATGATTAATGTGAGTTCGGTAAAGGAAGCTGTTACTGCTTTTGAACTTCTGGACGGGATTCTTTATGGTGACGCAGCCGTACTCGTTGAAGGGGAGGCGGTGGCCCTCCTGGCCACCGCTCCCGGATGGCCGGTGCGGGGCATCGAGGAGCCCACCAGCGAGAGCCTGGTGCGGGGGCCCCGGGAGGGGTTTACCGAGTTGTTGCGCACCAACACCTCCCTCATCCGCCGCCGCCTGCGCAATCCCAACCTGGTGGTGGAGAAGATCACCCTGGGGGAGCGCACCCGCACCTTTGTGGAGATCGTTTATGTCAGGGGACTGGCCGATCCCCGGCTGGTACAGGAAGTGAAAGACCGCCTTTCCCGCATCAAGGTTGACGGTATAATCGAAAGCGGCAATATCGAAGAATTAATCGAGGATCACCCGTATTCTCCCTTCCCCCAGGTGTTCCGCACCGAGCGTCCCGACCGGGTGGTGAGCATGCTTCTGGACGGGCGCGTGGCCATTATCACCGACGGCACCCCTTTTGTGCTCATCATGCCGGCGGAGTTTGTCGTTTTCGTACAGTCTTCCGAGGACTACTACGAACGCTTTTTTCTGGCCACGGCCGTACGCTGGCTTCGTTACATTGCCTTTATTGCATCTTTGATATTACCTTCGCTTTACATATCCATTACCACCTTTCACCAGGAAATGATTCCCACCCGGCTTTTGATCAACATAGCCGCCTCCCGGGAAGGGGTGCCCTTCCCGGCCTTTGTGGAGGCCTTCCTGATGGAGTTTACCTTTGAAGCCTTAAGGGAGGCCGGTATCCGCCTGCCCCGGAACGTGGGCCAGGCAGTGAGCATTGTGGGGGCCCTGGTGATCGGCCAGGCGTCCGTGTCGGCCGGGATTGTGTCCAGCCTGATGGTTATAGTCGTGGCCTTGACCGGTATCAGTTCCTTTGTGGCGCCGGTTTTCAGCATGGCCATTGCTGTGCGAGTGTTGCGTTTCCCCATAATGGTCCTGGCGGCCACCCTGGGGATCTTCGGGGTGATGATGGGGCTTTTGGCTATCCTGGTGCACATGGCTTCCATGCGTTCCTTCGGCATCCCTTACCTGGCCCCCCTGGCCCCCCTGCACGCCAGGGATTTAAAGGATGTGGTGATTCGGGCGCCCCTGTGGGCCATGGAAGCCCGCCCTTCAGAGCTGGCCAAAGAAGATCCCATTCGTCAGACCACGGGCTTGAAACCCGCCCCACCAACCCAGAAGGGGCAAAAGGGAGGCGGCGGTGGGCAAAGAAGGTAA
- a CDS encoding Ger(x)C family spore germination protein: MLVFLLLFMPFILTGCWDHREVEDLGIVLLTAVDAAPGGKIRLVVQTLVPTAVAGGGGITGMGGGGGGGGGGGRKRYLNLATEGRTVFEAIRRLSMESPRELFFAHNQVVIISEKLARERGVAEVLDFFERNRQFRRDTWILIARGDPRDIMEVPVHLEVTPAQNIVGVINNQELSARFAPTHLGEFAEMLESSGEEPYTAILEAVPNAAFSRVSLHPGGAGPAPFHNIKLTGTAVFRRDKLVGWLNEREARGLLWVRGEVRGGPITFSLPGPRGEQKLAVEILRAGRGGVKLEPFLAGGQPGMKVEITTRVNLTESENLELDLRNPQVISRLEKQLAGVIKQEVMACVTRLQEEYRADALGFGEAVHRKYPRVWRQVEREWEDVFATMPVTVEVKTVIRRIGLINKPLRPPRMQEAQ; this comes from the coding sequence GTGTTGGTGTTTCTGTTGTTGTTTATGCCTTTCATCCTCACTGGCTGCTGGGACCACCGGGAAGTGGAAGATCTGGGCATTGTTTTGCTCACGGCCGTGGATGCCGCCCCCGGGGGCAAGATACGCCTGGTAGTGCAGACCCTGGTTCCCACGGCCGTTGCCGGCGGAGGTGGAATTACAGGTATGGGCGGTGGTGGTGGAGGTGGCGGAGGTGGCGGACGTAAGCGCTACCTCAACCTGGCTACGGAGGGTAGGACGGTTTTTGAAGCCATCCGCCGGTTGTCCATGGAAAGTCCCCGGGAGCTTTTTTTCGCCCACAACCAGGTGGTCATTATTTCCGAAAAACTGGCCCGGGAAAGGGGGGTTGCGGAAGTGCTGGATTTCTTTGAGCGCAACCGCCAGTTCCGGCGGGATACCTGGATCCTGATAGCCAGGGGGGATCCCAGGGATATCATGGAGGTTCCCGTCCACCTGGAGGTCACCCCGGCACAGAATATCGTGGGGGTAATCAACAACCAGGAACTTTCCGCCCGTTTCGCCCCCACCCACCTGGGGGAATTTGCCGAGATGCTGGAGAGTTCAGGCGAGGAGCCCTATACGGCCATTTTGGAAGCAGTGCCCAACGCCGCTTTTAGCCGCGTGTCCCTGCACCCCGGGGGGGCAGGGCCTGCGCCCTTTCATAACATCAAACTTACCGGAACGGCCGTCTTTCGCCGGGACAAACTGGTGGGATGGCTTAACGAACGGGAAGCCCGGGGATTGTTGTGGGTGCGGGGTGAAGTGCGGGGCGGGCCAATCACCTTTTCCCTTCCCGGCCCCCGGGGTGAACAGAAACTGGCCGTGGAAATTTTGCGTGCCGGCCGGGGGGGAGTGAAGCTGGAACCGTTTCTGGCCGGCGGGCAGCCGGGCATGAAGGTGGAGATCACCACCCGCGTGAACCTTACCGAATCGGAAAACCTGGAGCTTGATTTAAGGAATCCCCAGGTCATTTCCCGGCTGGAAAAACAGCTGGCCGGGGTAATCAAGCAGGAGGTTATGGCCTGCGTGACCAGGCTGCAGGAGGAATACCGGGCCGATGCCCTCGGCTTTGGTGAAGCGGTGCACCGCAAGTATCCCCGGGTATGGAGGCAGGTAGAAAGGGAATGGGAGGATGTTTTCGCGACCATGCCCGTGACGGTGGAGGTAAAAACGGTGATCCGGCGCATCGGCCTGATCAATAAACCCTTACGGCCTCCCAGGATGCAGGAAGCTCAGTGA
- a CDS encoding sodium:calcium antiporter: MVLDLALLLISLGVILVSAGFFTNGVEWLGRKLCLTEGAVGSILAAVGTAMPETVIPLIAILLGSGEVGEEIGIGAILGAPFMLGTLALLISGGAVLVFRRTRLEPDPHVIRRDLFFFLVVYTLAIAAAFLPRPLKLVVALGLVVAYIYFVYETITKGRTLDQEEGECEPLYLCKRVDNPPLVLVIVQVLLAFLGIVAGAKVFVDGVADLSAILGVPAFVFSLLVAPLATEMPEKFNSVIWLAQHKDTMALGNITGAMVFQSSVIPAIGIILTPWVLTETAFLSALLALASGLVTYLLLLRRGFLDARLLVAYGGVFYAAFVAAVLTGTIG, from the coding sequence ATGGTTTTGGATCTTGCCCTGTTATTGATCAGTCTGGGGGTTATCCTGGTTAGCGCCGGTTTTTTTACCAACGGTGTGGAATGGCTGGGAAGGAAGCTTTGCCTGACCGAGGGGGCGGTAGGGAGCATCCTGGCTGCGGTGGGTACGGCCATGCCGGAAACGGTCATTCCCCTGATCGCCATCCTTTTAGGCAGCGGTGAGGTGGGGGAAGAAATAGGCATCGGAGCCATTCTTGGCGCACCCTTTATGCTGGGAACCCTGGCTTTACTGATCAGCGGGGGGGCCGTGCTGGTCTTCCGCCGCACGCGCCTGGAGCCCGATCCCCACGTGATCCGGCGGGACCTGTTTTTCTTCCTGGTGGTTTATACATTGGCCATTGCGGCTGCTTTTCTACCCCGTCCGTTAAAGCTGGTGGTGGCCCTGGGGCTGGTTGTCGCCTACATTTATTTTGTATATGAAACCATTACCAAGGGGCGCACCCTGGACCAGGAGGAGGGGGAATGCGAACCCCTTTACCTGTGTAAAAGGGTCGACAATCCTCCCCTGGTTCTGGTAATCGTCCAGGTGCTCCTGGCCTTTTTGGGGATCGTGGCCGGGGCAAAGGTTTTTGTAGATGGCGTGGCGGATCTCTCGGCCATACTGGGGGTGCCTGCTTTTGTTTTCTCCCTTCTGGTTGCCCCGCTGGCCACAGAGATGCCCGAAAAATTTAACAGTGTCATCTGGCTTGCCCAGCACAAGGATACCATGGCCCTGGGTAATATCACCGGGGCGATGGTTTTTCAGAGTTCCGTTATTCCAGCCATCGGCATTATCCTGACCCCATGGGTGCTCACCGAAACGGCCTTTTTAAGTGCGCTTCTGGCGCTGGCTTCCGGGCTGGTGACTTACCTGTTGCTTTTGCGGCGCGGTTTTCTTGATGCACGGCTTCTGGTGGCCTACGGCGGGGTTTTTTACGCTGCCTTTGTGGCGGCGGTGCTTACCGGAACAATAGGGTAA
- a CDS encoding DUF4321 domain-containing protein, whose amino-acid sequence MYKPQRNFWLLVILMLAGALVGDALGAVLIPFLPALKPFTSVGLAPATLDLHFARLTFGFTLTLGPLTALGLLLGYLLYRKL is encoded by the coding sequence GTGTACAAGCCCCAGAGAAACTTCTGGTTGCTGGTAATTCTTATGCTGGCCGGGGCACTGGTGGGTGATGCGCTGGGAGCAGTGCTCATTCCTTTTTTGCCCGCACTCAAGCCTTTTACCTCCGTGGGCCTTGCCCCGGCTACTTTGGATCTTCATTTTGCCCGGCTCACCTTTGGTTTTACCCTTACCTTGGGGCCTCTCACGGCGCTGGGCTTACTCCTGGGATATCTTTTATACCGTAAACTTTAA
- a CDS encoding Maf family protein codes for MLPIYLASSSPRRSMLLEQLGLPFTVVVPEVEEEVQEGLPPHQLVETLALRKAGAVAPSISKGLVVAADTVVVWQGKVLGKPADAREAAEMLSLLAGNEHEVFTGVAVMEKPSGRRVVTHERTRVRFRPLTTEEIARYVATGEPLDKAGAYAAQGLGAIFIAGIRGCYFNVVGLPLARLAQVLKEFGVDPLEYVQNN; via the coding sequence GTGCTGCCTATTTACCTGGCTTCTTCTTCGCCGCGCCGGAGCATGTTGCTGGAACAGCTGGGCTTGCCTTTCACCGTAGTGGTGCCCGAGGTCGAGGAAGAGGTGCAAGAAGGATTGCCCCCCCATCAACTGGTAGAGACGCTGGCCTTAAGAAAAGCCGGGGCCGTGGCGCCCTCCATTTCCAAAGGGTTGGTGGTGGCGGCGGATACTGTAGTGGTCTGGCAGGGCAAGGTCCTGGGCAAACCGGCCGACGCCCGGGAGGCCGCGGAGATGCTCAGCCTCCTGGCGGGGAATGAGCATGAGGTTTTCACCGGCGTGGCGGTGATGGAAAAACCCTCGGGGCGCCGGGTGGTTACCCACGAGCGCACCCGGGTCAGGTTCAGACCGCTGACCACAGAAGAAATTGCCAGGTATGTGGCCACCGGTGAACCCCTGGACAAGGCAGGGGCCTATGCTGCCCAGGGACTGGGGGCAATTTTTATTGCCGGAATCAGGGGATGCTATTTTAATGTGGTCGGCCTTCCCCTGGCCCGTTTGGCCCAGGTGCTGAAGGAATTTGGTGTGGATCCCCTGGAGTATGTTCAAAACAACTGA
- the radC gene encoding RadC family protein — protein sequence MDSPTYRITIKDMPVDLRPRERILRDGAGVLTDLELLAVLLRTGTPTASAMELAAALLGHFGGLRGLVDASVEELSSVRGVGPAKAAMLKAALELGRRIAQAGGETRPVIRSPEDAARLVMEEMRHLDREHFRALLLNTKNQVIAREIISIGTLNSSTVHPRELFKNAIRRNAAAVILLHNHPSGDPTPSQEDLEVTRRLLEAGRIIGIEVLDHLIIGDNKYISFKAKGLI from the coding sequence TTGGATTCCCCAACGTACCGCATTACCATTAAGGACATGCCCGTGGATCTGCGCCCCCGGGAGCGTATTTTGCGGGATGGCGCCGGGGTGCTGACGGATCTGGAGCTTTTGGCCGTTCTCTTGCGCACAGGTACACCCACGGCCAGTGCTATGGAACTGGCGGCGGCCCTTTTGGGGCATTTCGGCGGCCTGCGGGGCCTGGTTGATGCCTCCGTGGAGGAGTTGAGCAGTGTCCGGGGGGTCGGGCCGGCCAAGGCGGCCATGTTGAAAGCGGCCCTGGAGCTGGGCCGCCGCATTGCCCAGGCCGGCGGGGAAACCCGGCCGGTGATCAGGAGTCCCGAAGATGCCGCCCGTTTGGTCATGGAGGAAATGCGCCATCTGGACAGGGAGCATTTCCGGGCGTTATTGTTGAATACCAAAAACCAGGTGATTGCCCGGGAGATCATTTCCATCGGTACCCTTAATTCCTCCACGGTGCATCCCCGGGAATTGTTTAAGAATGCCATCCGCCGCAATGCGGCGGCGGTAATCCTGTTGCACAACCACCCCAGCGGGGATCCAACCCCCAGCCAGGAGGACCTGGAGGTGACCAGGCGCCTGCTGGAAGCCGGGCGCATTATCGGCATTGAGGTTCTGGATCACCTGATTATTGGGGATAATAAGTACATCAGTTTCAAGGCCAAAGGTTTGATTTGA
- a CDS encoding rod shape-determining protein: MRIGLFSKDMGIDLGTANSLVYVKGKGIVLREPSVVAIQRDTGQVLAVGEEAKQMIGRTPGNIVAIRPMKDGVIADFDVTQSMIKYFINKALRNRTFLIRPRVVVSVPSGVTAVEERAVREAALQAGAREAYLIEEPMAAAIGAGLPVHEPTGNMIVDIGGGTAEVAVISLGGIVTSRSIRIAGDEMDEAIIQHVKKAYNLMIGERTAEEIKIEIGTAYPTGEVQTYDVRGRDLVTGLPKTVRITSEEIYKALSEPVSAILDAIKGTLEQTPPELAADIMDRGIVMAGGGSLLQGLDRLVSEETAMPVHLADEPLLCVAYGTGRVLENIDVLRRVLINPRKLS; this comes from the coding sequence ATGCGGATCGGGCTGTTCTCCAAGGATATGGGTATAGACCTGGGCACCGCCAACTCCCTGGTTTATGTAAAGGGCAAGGGTATTGTTTTAAGGGAGCCCTCGGTGGTGGCCATTCAGCGGGATACCGGCCAGGTGCTGGCCGTGGGGGAAGAGGCCAAGCAGATGATTGGCCGTACGCCCGGCAACATCGTAGCCATCCGGCCCATGAAGGACGGGGTAATTGCCGATTTCGACGTAACCCAGAGCATGATCAAGTACTTCATCAACAAGGCCCTGCGCAACCGCACCTTTCTCATCCGCCCCCGGGTGGTGGTTTCGGTTCCCTCCGGGGTGACGGCGGTGGAGGAGCGGGCGGTGCGGGAAGCCGCCCTGCAGGCCGGCGCCCGGGAAGCCTATCTCATTGAGGAGCCCATGGCTGCGGCCATTGGCGCCGGTCTGCCCGTACATGAGCCAACAGGCAATATGATCGTGGACATCGGCGGGGGTACCGCCGAGGTGGCGGTAATTTCCCTGGGGGGTATTGTTACCAGCCGCTCCATTCGCATTGCCGGGGATGAGATGGATGAAGCCATTATCCAGCATGTAAAAAAGGCCTATAATCTCATGATCGGTGAGCGCACGGCGGAGGAGATCAAGATTGAAATAGGAACCGCCTATCCCACCGGGGAAGTCCAGACCTATGACGTCCGGGGAAGGGACCTGGTGACCGGCCTGCCCAAAACGGTGCGCATTACCTCCGAGGAGATTTACAAGGCTCTCTCCGAGCCGGTATCGGCTATTCTGGATGCCATTAAGGGCACCCTGGAGCAGACTCCGCCGGAGCTGGCCGCCGACATTATGGACCGGGGCATTGTCATGGCCGGGGGCGGTTCACTGCTGCAGGGGCTGGACCGGCTGGTGAGCGAAGAGACGGCCATGCCCGTGCACCTGGCCGACGAGCCGCTTTTGTGTGTGGCTTACGGTACCGGGCGGGTACTGGAAAATATCGATGTTTTACGCCGGGTACTCATTAACCCGCGCAAGCTGTCGTAA
- the mreC gene encoding rod shape-determining protein MreC has product MTSGKRLFFLVILLVLVLYVMRVTAFSRVEVTPLEKILVDTFAPLEQVTARLGRGVRDIVTFPFSLVNASRRARELSEQVARLEGELHRAREYRLENERLKKLLDFKSGPAADSGLKVTAAAVIGRDPGNWFSTITINKGRAEGIRENMTVLTPRGLVGRVIAATDRTATVLLITDPRSAVSALVQDSRTPGMVEGTAGSAGSLRMIHIPNDMPTRPGQVVVTSGTKSIFTRGIPIGEITSVKRDPTGLFFEASVRPFVDFNRLEEVLVITGTHPPAS; this is encoded by the coding sequence TTGACTTCGGGTAAGAGGCTTTTTTTTCTGGTTATTTTGCTGGTCCTGGTCCTGTACGTGATGCGGGTGACCGCCTTCAGCCGGGTGGAAGTAACGCCCCTGGAAAAGATACTGGTGGATACCTTTGCCCCTTTAGAACAGGTAACCGCCAGGCTGGGCCGGGGGGTCAGGGATATAGTCACCTTTCCCTTCTCCCTGGTGAACGCATCGCGCCGGGCAAGGGAGTTGTCGGAGCAGGTGGCCCGGCTGGAAGGCGAGCTTCACCGGGCGAGGGAATACCGTTTGGAAAATGAGAGACTGAAAAAGCTGCTGGATTTTAAAAGCGGTCCCGCTGCCGACTCCGGACTTAAAGTTACCGCGGCGGCAGTAATAGGCCGGGATCCGGGGAACTGGTTCAGCACCATTACCATCAACAAAGGCCGGGCTGAAGGCATCAGAGAAAACATGACGGTATTGACTCCCCGGGGTCTGGTGGGGCGGGTGATTGCCGCCACCGACCGTACCGCCACCGTTTTATTAATTACCGACCCCCGCAGTGCGGTCAGCGCTTTAGTGCAGGACAGCCGTACGCCGGGTATGGTTGAGGGCACCGCCGGGAGTGCCGGAAGCCTGCGCATGATCCACATACCAAACGACATGCCCACAAGACCCGGGCAGGTGGTGGTTACTTCCGGTACGAAGAGCATTTTTACCAGGGGCATCCCCATTGGCGAGATAACCAGTGTGAAGAGGGATCCGACCGGTCTTTTCTTTGAAGCCTCCGTGCGGCCCTTTGTGGATTTTAACCGCCTGGAGGAAGTGCTGGTGATTACCGGGACGCACCCCCCGGCTTCTTAA
- the mreD gene encoding rod shape-determining protein MreD, producing MLGLLVLPGFLLLALLLQVTVVDLIRIKGVVPDLIFLLVVFYAFWRGQREGAFWGFVAGLMKDFVTGNYFGLNALSTAVAGYLVGWSETRLYKDSSLVVAALTFLATLISQLVYYLLLVYLQIKISLGLALFGVILPSAVYNALLVPFFYRKFYRLYLRGWFRMGQF from the coding sequence TTGTTGGGCTTGCTGGTCCTGCCCGGGTTTTTATTGCTGGCTCTGCTGCTGCAGGTAACGGTGGTGGATTTGATCCGCATTAAGGGTGTGGTGCCCGATCTGATTTTTTTACTGGTAGTTTTTTATGCGTTCTGGAGAGGGCAGCGGGAAGGGGCCTTCTGGGGGTTTGTTGCCGGTTTGATGAAAGATTTTGTCACCGGCAACTATTTTGGCCTCAACGCCCTCTCTACTGCTGTAGCCGGTTATCTGGTGGGCTGGTCGGAAACCCGGTTGTACAAGGACAGCAGTCTGGTAGTAGCAGCCTTGACTTTTCTGGCCACCCTGATCAGTCAACTGGTTTATTATCTTCTGCTGGTATATTTGCAGATCAAAATTTCCCTGGGGCTGGCCCTGTTCGGGGTGATCCTTCCTTCAGCCGTGTACAATGCACTGCTGGTGCCGTTTTTTTACCGCAAGTTTTACCGCCTTTACCTCAGGGGATGGTTCAGAATGGGTCAGTTTTAA